From the Chaetodon auriga isolate fChaAug3 chromosome 17, fChaAug3.hap1, whole genome shotgun sequence genome, the window gtgtactGGTGCTGCCCACTTGTGGGATTAACATGGTACTACACATGTTTTTCAGGTAACATCCATGTTGGCTCTTTCCTCACACTTCCATCCAGAGCGAGCAGAAAAGGCATCAGTGTCTCACACTTGCAGTCATGCTACTTGTGTTTGCTTGGAAGCGTATCCAACAGAACATGGCcgcagagacaaacagctgctggtaCTGACTGTCAGGCCTCATGAGGTGTGGACAGGTGTTTCACTCGTCCACAAAACATAAATTCAACTcagaaatcaacacaaacagtgatgTGTTATGTAAAGATgatcaaataaaatgcaaatcaatgtTCAGGTGGTTTATGTGATTGCGTTTCGTGATTTGGAGCTTTACAGTGCTTCACCGAGACGACTCTCTGTTTGTCAAATACTCTGCAGGTCAGCTCACCCGAAGTACTCTGTACACTGAAGCACTGTTTGGAAGGTGcaatataaaataaatcaagtgGTTCATCCTCATCTGAATCaataaatgtgttcatttattacAGAGGCGTGATTATGATTCATGGTTAGAAGCTGAGGTCGTGAACTTGATCCACCTCTTTATGAATaaagctgcttgtgtgtgcgtgtgtgagttgtctgtgtgtgtgtgtgtgtgtgtgtgtgtgtgtgtgtgtgtgtgtgtgagttgtctgtgtgtgtgttgtctgtgtgtgtgtgtgtgtgtgtgtgtgtgtgtgtgtgagagagagagttgtctgtgtgtgtgtgtgtgtgtgttgtgtgtgtgtgtgtgtgtgtgtgtgtgtgtgtgttgtctgtgtgtgtgtgtgtgtgtgtgtgtgtgtgtgtgtgtgtgtgttgtctgtgtgtgtgtgtgtgtgtgtgtgtgtgtgtgtgagagagagttgtctgtgtgtgtgtgtgtgtgtgtgttgtctgtgtgtgtgtgtgtgtgtgtgtgtgtgtgtgtgtgtgtgtgtgtgtgtgtgtgtgtgtgtgccctcagTGACGTGTAgcttccagctgcagctgtcagttgAGCTTCCTTTCAGTCTGACtgaaggaggtttttgtacggctCTTTCTCGCTGTGTGAACGTGTACTGATTGAAGTAATACTGTGCGCCCTCACAGAAGTAAACTCCTGCATCTTCAgcctgaactccactgatggtcagagtgAAGTCAGTCCTTGATCCGCTGCCTATAAAACGGTTTGGGGTCCCTGATGCTCGATAGGTACCAGTGTGAATGAGCATTCTGGGAGCTTCTCCGGCTCTCTGATGGTACCAGGTTAAACGGAGACTATCCCAAACAAGGACACTATGACTGGTCCTGCAGCTGATGGTGACGGAGCCTCCCGGAGCAGAGctcactgctgcaggctgagtcaCTGTGAACTGACCTCTGGactctgaggacacacacacacaaacataaagcagCGTCACTGTTTGGTCTTCTTCATTTCAGACGGACGGATGTTCGTAGAGGACTTTGAGTCTCTGGACTTTacctgtgaagcagcagcagaggagagtccAGATGAGGACGCAGGTCAGAGTCATGTTTTTGACGAGGAGGGTTTCTGTGTCTTCTGCTGTGATGAAGGACAGCTGTCAGTCCTCCAGCGTTCAGCTCTCAGGACTATAAAGTGTCCCAGAGCACTGGAGCATGGTGCTGCTGATGCAAAGTGGCTCTCTATGGAAATGCTCTGACTGCCTCCAGCAGGGACTCAGATCACTCTGAAGATGCAGCTGATCAACGGATCAATCACTCGATCAGAGGATTGATCAGGAATGtgctcatcttcatctgcaTGTGGCTTTGTCCGTCTGTCCGAGTCGTCTGTTTTGTAAATCATCTGAAATTCATTACCAATCAACATCAGTGTCTCATTTCAACACTTTCATCACTCGTCAAGGTGTCGTTAAGATCAACATGTGTCTCTGAGGCTGAAACTGTAACTTCTAACGTTTTGAAGCACTCACACGTTTTGCTCTTGACCTCATTACTGTGAATGTTTGAGTGAGTTTTTGTACAGCGGCTCAGTGAGTTTGCATCACCGTGGTTCACGTTTGGTGGAGGAACCAGACTGGATGTTAACTGTGAGTACATTTGACCCCTTTAAAAAAGCACGAATGTAGATTTTTTAGTTTCAGTTCACAGCCGTAGatatttctgctgtgttttaagtGTTAACTGGAATTAAATGTAAATCTCGTGCTTCTTGAATGTATGAAATAAAGTCCTCAGACTAACATATTCTTCAGATTAACAGGTTTGACTTGATGTTTCTTAAAGATTTTCGTGTCACACAATAACTTCAATCATCCCTGTTATGTGGAGCCAACATGCAGCATCAGTGAGTTTGATCTGAGGAGTTTTCATTCATTAGCATCAGATCAGCAGTTACAATATTACGATACTGTAAAACAACCTGAGGAAACACATTTGTCCAACTTTTAAAACTCAGACTTTGTAGTTTGCTGTTGAAACATTAGAGGAACGatctttaactttaactttaaaacCGAAACCTGACCGTTTTCATGGTCCATCAGTGATGCCTGTCTGTTGCCAGGCATCACTGATGTTCCTGAGCTCAGAAAGGGAAGCGAAACACTGGAGTCCAGTTTCATGTGATCTAAGCAACATCAACAGAGCCAGTGGtctcctccactgcagccagGTGGACGGAGTTTTGTTTACCTCGTATTTATCTCACCTTCTGCAGTGGGTCGAGTCGCCCCCACCCTGACGGTGCTGCCCCCctccagagaggagctgcagcaggggaAGGCCACGCTCATCTGTCTGGCCAACAAGGGCTTCCCCTCGGACTGGAGTCTGTCCTGGAAGGTGgacggcagcagcaggaggagcagctgggaGCAGAGCGGGAGCAGGATGCTGCAGAAGGATGGTCACTACAGCTGGAGCAGCACCCTGAGGCTCCCTGCAGACCAGTGGAGGAAGGTGTGCTCTGTGACCTGTGAGGCCACCCAGGGCTCCCAGACTCCCCTCtcacagacactgaggagaTACCAGTGCTCCCAGTCCTGACCTGACTCTCTGGGACTCTGCTGCTGGTTCTCCCCTGCTCCTGCTCTCAGTGTGCGCTCTGTAACACTCTCTCAATCTCTCGAAtgcttgttttaatgtttcaagatttcaaaataataaaaatgtctcTAAATCAGCTGTTTCCATTGGATTTGTATTCATGCATCATTACACCTGTtcaaaaacatgagaaaaaggaaatgtgCAATGTCACCATGAGAGCAAGAATATCGATTTTTGTTTTACTAGATTATCTTTAATTCTCTTATAGCTGGTCAAATATTCTGCTATAGTTGTCAGTTTTAACTGCTGTGATCACTGAAGTCTAATTTTGATGATTCATATGTAACAAGGCCTTGATCAGTTCTGAGAAATTGTCCGAAAACGTAAGATTTTACTCCAACAATATTAAAATTTCAAAGTAATGATTCACCAAAGACTTTATGTGTTATGTCAgtggtcaggtgtgtgtgtgtgtgtgtgtgtgtgtgtgtgtgtgtgtgtgtgtgtgtgtgtggtcgtacATAACTCACACAATGTGTCCACACAGTCATATTTcaggtgaagacttgggttaacGTCATGTTAAGGTTAGTTTTGGGGTTATTGATTCACTCCAGGTCGTCCTGTTCGATGATGCTCTGATGTGCATGAGAGGTTTCTCAAAGGGAAGTGAAACGATGTGCGAGCGAGCGACTGATGGAGCAGAAAACCATCTGACAGAAACCCCTTAAAGGACAGAATCAGCTCTCACACAGGAAACGTGTCCAGATGTCTGCTGTTTTATTGACAGCTGTGGTCCCTGTCCTCTAACATGATGACTGTCTCTTAGGTGATGTCCGTCCCACCATGATGGTGCTGCCCTCTTctggagaggagctgcagcaggggaAGATCACCAAGGGGTCCCCTCAGACCAGGCTCTGTCCTTCACTGTGAGGGAAACGATCCGGACTCACTGCAGCTCACACGTTAGCGTCAGTGTGCAGGATTAGCTGATTCACAAGCTGCTCGTCCTTCATGACGTGACATTTCAGagggttgtttttctttcttggcGTCCCTGATAGAAAAGTTTAAGTGAACCCCAGCGTGAACTGAGACAGCTCTGCTCATGGCTCAGTCTGACGGTGGCCCCCAGTGGACAGAAACTGCATGAACTACAGAGATGATTCAGCTTATGTTCAGTCTTTAAGTATTtgtaagtagtaagtagtaagtaTTTGTAAGTATTTGtaagtgaatgtgtttttatttccacaagACACGTGATTATGTGAGATGTCCATGCAAAGTTAAAAAGATCagacctccctccctctgtctcctctctgttggTGTCTCTCCCTGCAGGGCGTGGATGATGGGTTGGACTCggtctcctcctccctgagcGCAGGtgcactcaatcattcaatcaagactcacctggCCGCAGTATATCAGCCCCGGCTCTCCACTCGGCATTTGTTTAATCATTTGTCCGTCTTTGTAGTAAGACAGAGAAACTCTTCAGTATTTTGGATCTTGTTGTCCCTCGCCTGTCTTCCTCACTCTTGTTTTTCCCTGTGTATGTGCCCAGGTGCCCCGCCCTCACCTGTCCCCGTCCATGCCTGTCCTTATCAAATTGgatcatttttcctctctgcagcgtCAGATAGTGGAAACCTTCAGGTTTCTGGGATCCACAATCTGACACAGACTCACAGAATCTGCACAGTCTGCATCCGGAGCTGCTGATCCAGCTCCAGACTGCAATGATCCAGTCTGCTTTCTGTACGTCCATGACTGTCTGGTTAGGATCAGCCAAACCAAAccatctcctcccctctggtGAATGcttttcatacacacatacatatatatatatatatgtgtatgaaaaacaagaaaaaaaccaTGCGCTCCACATAATAACAAGAAGCAGGTGTGCCAAGTTTGAGTGtgttcatctctgtgtgtgtttgtgtgtgtgtacacacctGTGCCTGCATGGGAAGCTCATTTCAGCCTCGGGATCAGGTCCTCTCCGTCCTCATCCTCTGCCATATTTCCATCAAATATATAGCCATAGAGACCAAAGTCATCTTCAGCCCCAGGCTGTAAGCATGTTTATCTCTGCTGtgaagttgggcattttaatgtggggtctatggggactgactggCTTTCACTTCACGCTTCATTTTGGAGGTCGCCGGTcgatgaaaacattttaggcTGTTTCTCACTAACAGTCACAGGCTGGTTCATCCCCCTTTGatgataaaatgtgtttgttggtggTGAGAGGCTGAGAAGGTAGACTGCTTTGCAGCAGTCAGTTCAGCCTCTGttcagtgtgactgagtgaGGTTTTTGTACGACTCTTTTTGACTGTGTGTATGCGttatggctgctgctgtcatgtgcactctgacagaaataaactcctgcatcttcagtctgaaccccactgatggtcagagtgAAGTCAGAGTTTAAGTCAGTGCCTGTAAATCGATCTGGAGTCCCTGGCATTCGTCTGACAGCATCAAAAATGAGCAGTTTTGGGGCTTCTCCAGGTCTCTGATGGTACCAGGCTAAATACTTGTAGCCTCCATAGGTGTAAACACTTGGATTGGTCCTGCAGCTGATGGTGACGGAGCCTCCCAGAGCAGAGctcactgctgcaggctgagtcaCTGTGATCTGACCGCTGGactctgaggacacacacacacaaacataaagcagCGTCACCGTTTGGTCGGCTTCATTTCAGATGGACGGATGTTCGTAGAGGACTTTGAGTCTCTGGACTTTacctgtgaagcagcagcagaggagagtccAGATGAGGATGCAGGTCAGAGTCATGTTTTTGACCAGGAGGGTTTCTGTGTCTTCTGCTGTGATGAAGGACAGCTGTCAGTCCTCCAGCGTTCAGCTCTCAGGACTATAAAGTGTCCCAGAGCACTGGAGCATGGTGCTGCTGATGCAAAGTGGCTCTCTATGGAAATGCTCTGACTGCCTCCAGCAGGGACTCGGATCACTCTGAAGATGCAGCTGATCAACGGATCAATCACTCGATCAGAGGATTGATCAGGAATGTGCTAatttttatttgcatgtggCTTTGGTCAAATTTCAGTGTTGTCTGTTGTGTAAATTCTCTGTGTTTAAGTCAGAGAGCTGCGTCTGTCCACACTCAGAGGTTTTTGTACTGCGGCTCGGGgagtttgtatcactgtggtaCTCGTTCAGTGGAGGAACCACACTCGAAGTTAACTGTAAGTACATTTGACTGCTTCAAGAACCCAAATTTTATATTTATTCTGTTTGACTTCATAACTGTAGACGTCGCTGCTTTATTTTAGCCGATCAttggaaataaatgtaattCCAGAATGCATGACATGAACTCGTCAGAAGAAAACATTCTTCAGTTTAACATCGTGTTTCACTGGaattcaaattcatttcaaCTGAAAAGAGCCTTTgaaatttttttatttcagcccAAGTGTACTTGATTTCtccaaaaactgattttttttccacattgtcACACAAGAAGAACTCCAGTCACCACTTCTGAACCATGAGAGGGTTTGATTTGATGAGTTTTGATCCATAAATACATCGTTAACAATGttgattttaatcaaattaaaCTCACACATCAGGTTTTTTTCTGATTTAGAAAGAAATCTTAAAGATACAGTAAAATAACGTGAACCAGAGGAAATAAGTTCATCTGTTTAAAAACGTGTGCTTTGCTGTTTCAACATGACCACGGAGGAACGACACGCcgtttttaactttttatgtTTAGCACTGAAACCTGACTGCTGTCATGGTCCATCAGTGATGCCcgtctgttgccatggttactgAGCTCAGAGAGGGAAGTGAAACCAGTAAGACCAGTTTTCACGCAATCTAAGAAACACCGACGGAACAAGACgcctcctccactgcagccagGTGGACGGAGTTTTGTTTACCTCGTATTTATCTCACCTTCTGCAGTGGGTCGAGTCGCCCCCACCCTGACGGTGCTGCCCCCCTCCACAGAGGACCTGGAGCAGGGGAAGGCCACGCTCATGTGTCTGGCCAACAAGGGCTTCCCCTCGGACTGGAGTCTGTCCTGGAAGGTGgacggcagcagcaggaggagcagcagcagctgggaggagagcaggagccGCGGGGTGCTGAGGAGGGACGGCCACTACAGCTGGAGCAGCACCCTGAGCCTCCCTGCAGACCAGTGGAGGAAGGTGGGCTCTGTGACCTGTGAGGCCACCCAGGGCTCCCAGACTCCCCTCtcacagacactgaggagaaaCCAGTGCTCCCAGTCCTGACTCAATGGGACTGTGCTGCtggttctcctctgctcctgctctcagtgtgcgctctgtctctctctctttgtcttcagaTCGCCTTTTTGACTGCTTGCAGGAATGCTGATATCCTCTGTGTGTTGAAACAATAAAGAACATGATCATGATAAACGTCAGATCACTTGTGTCCATGTTTGATGATCTTATCATCCTGATAATGATCAATGAATAGTTTGATTTATGagcaaatatctgtaaaactAAAGACATTCCCACCAGCAACACTTGTATTCTGTTGCATGCTAATtggtaaatgttagcatgtcgaCACTCTAAAGTAAATGGTGAACATGCtaattgttagcatgttagcattgtgagcTGTTCAGGGACTGCAgattaaaagattaaaatgtaCTGTCTGTTTAatattgaaaacaaaatgttagcatgctaacattagcattgagATCAAAGTATAAATATATCTATAGATATCAGATCCAACCAGATCAATATCCTGTTTCCTCCCATTGTTCAAACTCAGACTTTTGAGAATTATAAAggtttatattattattattattattattgttattattattattattattattattattattattattattattattattattattattatcatcatattgatagatagatagatagatagatagattttatttaacctttatttaaccagataaAAACCCATTGAGATCAGGATCTCTTTCACAAGGGTGTCTGTAGCATATGTCATAAGagcatagatagatagatagatagatagatagatagatagattgattGATAGATAAAACCATGTCTCATGTCATTTGCTTGCAAATCACtttatgttttcatgtcataTACAGTTATTTACATAAATCCATGTATAAAACATTTGTCTCTCATCCTCTCTagtatgattttaatgtttctcCACGTCCAATGAGAATTATCTGCTGCCTCCGTCGGCCAATCGAGACCGTCCTCGATCATTTATTCAAAACCCTGAAATgacatattgttttttttgacaaGCAGCCGTTTCATAGAGCTGCAGAGCCTCTTAGTGACGAGTTCAGGGCGAACAGACGCAACAAACCGTGTGACGTTTAACAAAGGAGATCTCTGCTTACACATCTATCCTCCTGACAGTAAAGGTGTAATCAATAATTCCAAACCATAATCAAGTCCTTTTAGCAGAAAACACTGCGGTTTGGGAAGactgtctcctagaaatgacATTTCTGGGGCATATTCATGTCGAATAATgtgcaactattttgataatttagcatttagtgTTGTGTAATTACTTTGGAGGACCAATCAgtctcttccttctccctcctccctcctgtctgctctcacttCTGCTCCTGTCCGTCCTTGTTGATGACGTTTTTGAAGAGCGTGAGCAGCGGCCTCTGGTTGCGCTCGGCCCAGCTCTTCATGAAGCCGCCGTAGCGTTTGCTGGCCGGCGGGCCGCTCCAGCGGAAGTGCTTCATCTTGTAGGTGCTGTCTTTCTTCTCATGGACGTCATCCGggagctgctcctgctcctcttccaccacctcctgcgccttctcctcatcctctgctgctgtcaccttGCTGGCAAGCTCTCGCCTCCTCATCTCTCCGGGGAAAACCTCGGccgactcctcctcctccacgctgTTGGAGGTGTAGACTTTGATCGGGCGGCGCTTTCGCCCGACAGGCTTCCCCCAGCGGAAATGCTCCATGGAGTAGGAGCGCTTGgcctgaggagaggaaggggagggtaAAAGAGAGAAGGGAGGCAGAGACTCAGGgcctgatggaggaggaggttggaGGTGGGCATCGCCCAGAATGGCGGGCATCTCGACAGGGAGGTCGGAGTGACAGAGCTGGATACACTCCTGCAGGAGCGAACACAGAAGGTCAATCAGAATATTTACTGCAATGAGTGAACGGAGGACAGAAGAAGGAGAATGAAAGGCTTAAAGCAACAAACTGAGGACATTTCAGTCCTCCACAGGACTGTCTGTGGGCTGGGACCCGCTTTCAGAGTAAAACTAATTCAATACTGCAACACTGAAACCATCAGAAGAGATTTTTTTCATATCCAGAATGAATCCAATGGAGGGCCACTTGGTGGTCGAGGGCGTAAGGCGCCAAACGTGAACCACAGCGCCGCTCTTTGAGagctctcctctcatttcctgtcatctctgtgCCGTCAGCTCTGCATTAAGGGCCTCAAATATCCTgaaaaaacatcaatcaaatgTTTTCCAGGGCCATTAGCGGCACCAAAAGCCAATGCAAGCCTCATTTAGCTGCTATAGTTCATATTTTCAGATTAATAAAAGGtcagtgtgtaatgtgaaagtgtcattcagcagctaaagagtcagatgtttccctcaggagttgacGGAGACCAGAATCACGCAGAGCACATGAAGCAGAGGCTGAAGGCTCGAAGCTGTATGACATAAATGAGACGTTATCATGAGCAGCACACGAGGGTATCttttaactttggacagagacTGGCTGCTTCATCCTGcgtccagtctttatgctaagctaggctaacaaaATGCTGACTCCAGCTCCAATAATGGTGGTTACGCCCAAATCTCATCCATAGTTTTCTCTTATTCTTCACATTGGAGTTGTATTATTGTAgttaatcctgtgtgtgtgtgtgtgtgtgtgtgtgtgtgtgtgtgtgtgtgtgtgtgtgtgtgtgtgctcacagagTTGACCTCCTGACAGGTGGGATGTTCCaagcactgactgacagctcctGCGGTCAcgcccaccaccaccacagccaccAATAACCACACAGGACGCATTCCCCTGCCGACCAATCAGAGAcagcaacacatgcacaaaggcaTTTTTATCAGCGTGATCTGCTGCagacattacaaaataaaagcacctgACACGACAGACAGTCAGATTCAATTCAACTgaattcatttggttttaatttgtATTTCCAAAGCAAAGTGATGGTTTTAAAAGACATAAATGTAAACAAGTTCATCCACAATAAGAATAAACCCATACAATTAATAATATAAAATCtaatccaaaaaataaaatatgacgTATTATCACatgttaagataagataaaataaagggaaaattcACAATCTACCAGAGGAAGTAAAAACTCTGCTTTTCTTGAACTGCAAATATGtgtatcattattattattattagtagtagtagtagtagtagtagtagtagtagtgatATTAAAAGTTACAGATTAACTTCATTAATATTTATCCAAACATCATTATTCTTGTTCATTGTTACTTAACTGCCTCGTTTATTTTGTTCTGgtgtgttgttgttattattgtgttgttttctatTAGTGTTGACTGATTTTATGATAACGTATTTTTAAACAATTTGATATATTTAATCTACAACATATAAAATCAGCAAacacgacaacaacaacacctgcaaataaaaataataaatacagtggTGATTACGTTAGTATTAACCTATATAATATGCATCTATTTGATGTTACagatattttttatttgagaaaGAATTAAAATGAAGAGTTTAAGACAGAAATCTTAAAAGTGAAAGTGCGTGAAGAGATGATGAAGAAACTCACCGCGCTGtcccgtctctgtctgtctgctgtcttctTGTCGTTTGGCTGTTGGACAGAGAGTtctgctgttcccttccactTGTGTCCCTCCAGCCAACCAGATGATTTTATATCTTGTCAgccaaggacacacacacacacacacacacacacacacacacacacacacacacacacttgctcagATGATGTCGTCATTACCTAAAGTCTCCCATCATTCTCTCATTCATGCTTGTAAACACAGACTGCTACATGAAAATGGACAATCAATTAAATATCATCCCTGTCTTCCACccacccaaccacacacacacacacacacacacacacacacacacacacacacacacacacacgatgagctGCCACATAAagcctctgtgaggctgtaaagaaaaacaacacgtTACAAAGATCAAACTTGTGGTTTGAAAAGATGATTTCCAGTTTTACTTATCAAATGAAAACCGctgtggtccagactgaagcATCTCAACACCGACGGGCTGCAGTGAaattcatggtccccagagggtgaatcctacagactttggtgatccctttacttttcatctagcgccaccatgaggttgatatttgtggttttgagaaacttttaccatgaaatttggttcagagaCTCGTGTTCCCCTCAGGACGAATTCagcatcatcaggtcagaatACCCACTGCTTCagtttatgatgatgatgatgattattattattattatattacagtCCCTACTCCCTCAGCTGTACTACTTGACTGTGTTTAGTACTAATtggcaaacattagcatgctaacacagttCATTAAGATGGTTAGCAtgaacctgctaaacatcaacatacaggcattttcattgtgatcaTGCtcgtgttagcatttagctcaaagtctGACTGTGCTGCTGGCATGCAGACTCAGCCCTGATAAAATAAATTTTAATATGTAGTTGTTTAATTTTATTGGTCTTTCTTCACCTTGGGACTATGTTTacactgtcagtgtttcctgtttgtgtgcgGCACCCAGGACAAACCACACCGTCCTTCGACTTGTTAGCAAGAAGAGTGAGGACAAAAACGTaatcacacacaacagacagaagCATGTTAATCTTCCATCACCACCTTACTGATCATGTAGCTGAGCGTTAAATGTCAGTCGACATATTGAACAGATTAACACCGAACTGACATGTTGTCACGGG encodes:
- the LOC143335211 gene encoding pro-opiomelanocortin-like isoform X1, producing MRPVWLLVAVVVVGVTAGAVSQCLEHPTCQEVNSECIQLCHSDLPVEMPAILGDAHLQPPPPSGPESLPPFSLLPSPSSPQAKRSYSMEHFRWGKPVGRKRRPIKVYTSNSVEEEESAEVFPGEMRRRELASKVTAAEDEEKAQEVVEEEQEQLPDDVHEKKDSTYKMKHFRWSGPPASKRYGGFMKSWAERNQRPLLTLFKNVINKDGQEQK
- the LOC143335211 gene encoding pro-opiomelanocortin-like isoform X2, producing the protein MRPVWLLVAVVVVGVTAGAVSQCLEHPTCQEVNSAKRSYSMEHFRWGKPVGRKRRPIKVYTSNSVEEEESAEVFPGEMRRRELASKVTAAEDEEKAQEVVEEEQEQLPDDVHEKKDSTYKMKHFRWSGPPASKRYGGFMKSWAERNQRPLLTLFKNVINKDGQEQK